DNA from Mucilaginibacter mallensis:
ATTGCCTACTTTCGTATAAAGTTCGGCCCGCTTGCCGGGCTACCTTTGTTTCATTAATTATTTAAAACAATAAAGACAATGAGCAAAGTATGGTTTATAACCGGAACATCTTCCGGTATGATTTTTAACTCAAATTTTTTATTCTCAATTTATCGTTCCATGGATACCGATTCGCCGAAATTTCTCAGTAAGATAAAGAAGCTGTTGCACGCTATTTTGTTGCCTTGTTTTGTGTTATTTTAAACTGGTTCGAAATCAGATCCACAATAGACCCAAGCGCCTTTCATGAAAATGAAAGGCGCTATTTTGTTTGTATTGGTGCGGTGATAATAGCATCCAAGGCTGAATATTGATCAGCGTGCTACGAGCTATCTCATTGATACCGTTACCAACTGGCGCAAATAACCCCTTAGATTGTCTTTTTTCCCCCTCATCATGTATGCTGGTATCGGATAACTTTATCATGTTTAAACCCGTCTCTTAGCTTAACCCCACAATCATGAATAATTCAATCAGTTTGCCAAAGAAAAGTCAGCAGTACTTTCTTCTCCTTGCCGTATTATTGATAACTTCCCAGTGTTTACTGTTACCTGCCAAAGGTTTTTGCCAAAAAATGGCGGATCCGAAGCTTGAAAAAATGCCGGTAGAACTGGAGAAGGACTATGCGTTAAGTGCACTGCCCCCTCATCTGCGTAAAGAAGCCACTGTTTATTTATTAGATCCTGCAAAAGGTTATTATATCGCTCAAAAGGGAACGAATGGGTTTGTCTGTTTTATTACCCGGACAGAATGGGAATGGGGGGAATTCAGAAAAGACCTTACCATGCCCATTAGCTTCGATGCGGCAGGCACCAAAGCAATTTTTCCTGTTTACCAGGCTGTGGCGGCCATGCGCGCATCCGGAAAATTTACTGCAAAGCAGATCAAAGATATAGTGATAGACCGGATCAGGAAAGGCGTATACAAGGCGCCGTCAAGGCCCCTTTAGATTTGCTTTGTGATTATTATCGAAAGTTTCTTGTTGACAAAGATTTAGGTGAACCAAGTCAAGGCCCAGGTTAAAGACCTATGCTTCGTATTAGTCCTATTCCATGTCCTTTAGATTTTCTTTGTGATTACTATTAAAACTATCTTGCTGACAAAGAATAGGGTGAACCAAGTCAAGGCCCAGGCTAAAGACCTATGGCCCGTATTAGTCCCTGTTCCGAGTCACAAGTCGATGTCAATGACAAGTTAGAATTTTAGACACCAGGTCTTATAAAGGTTTTAGTCTAAGTACATCACATTAATTTATTTAGTATGAAATACAAAGTATTTATCGGAATCGATGTATCAAAGCTTACTATTGATGTCCACCTGCACGGAATCGGTGCTTCTAAAACATTCAGTAACGAGGAAAAAGGATTTGCTTTATTTTTAAGTTGGGTAAAAAAGTATAGTAAACAATCGGAACCGGCGGAGATGATCATCTGCTTCGAACATACCGGTATGTATTCAATTAAACTTGCCACCTATCTAAATGATATTGGAATCCCATTCGCTATGCTTCCTGCGCTTCAAATCAAACAATCTATAGGGATCAGAAGAGGAAAGAATGACCAGATCGATGCACAAAGAATCGCTGAATATGCTTGGCTACACCGCGAAACCATTCAGGCAACTCTATTACCAGCCAAAAGTATTCTCAAACTTCAGTCGTTGCTTACATTACGAAATCGCTTGGTATGCGATCGTGGAGGGTATGAAGCCACATGGAAAGAACAGAAAAAGGCATTGGAAGGAAAAGAGCACAAGGGGATATTTCAAGTTTATAAAAGCCTGATAATGAACCTAACGGTGCAAGTTAAAAAGATTGAAGAACAAATAAAGGCGGTGATAGAAAGTGATGAAACAGTTAAATTAAACTATCAATTACTGACCAGTATTAAGTGTGTAGGACCTGTACTGGCCGCAAATATGATTGCTTATACGCACAATTTTACCCGTTTTGCTACTTGGCGGAAGTTCGCCTGCTATGTGGGGACTGCTCCATTTGAGCATCAGTCTGGTACCAGCATAAAAGGAAGAACACGAGTCAGTAGTTTATCCAACAAGCAGCTAAAAAAATTAATCCACATGGTGGCTATATGTGCTTGCGCATATAATCCAGAGATGAAAAGCTATTATAAAAGAAGAGTGAGCGAGGGGAAAAATAAGATGAGTACGCTAAATGTTATACGCAATAAGATCATTTCCAGAATGTTTGCTGTTGTCAATCGCGGCTCGTGCTATGTGGATCTGATGAAATATGCAGCTTAGGGCTTATCATCTAAACGCTTAAACAACTCCCCTTATTTTGGACGGGTTCTGTCAAGGGCAGCGAAGGACGGGCCTGTGCGGCTGCGCTGTTTATATACCCTTGAAAGGTTCCGGCCAAAATGAGAATTTTGTTGTCGAGTTAAGATGAAGAAATATTATTTGGAAAAGTCTTAGAATACGGGGTATCTTATATGCTGGCCCCGGTTATGCGCGGCTATCCAGGCGACCCGAATGATAAACAGATAATGACCATGAGCATGCCCCATTATATGTTTTATGCCCCTTATATGAATAACGCCGATATCGGTGGTGACACAGATCATGGCCCATTTGTAATTAACCCGGATAATACTGTCCTGGGAGATAAGAAAGGGCCCTATGGTTACATCATTATGCCCGCTGGTGAGGCAGAAGCGGCCAAAATAGTAAAGGCTAATAGCGACTTGTTGCAACGGCTTGTCGCTTATAAATCATATTATAAAATCAAGGCGGGTAGTATGTAGAACACATGATCTTAAAATTGTAATTCTTGTTGTTTAATTATCGTCCATATTCAAATTTAGAATATTAAAGTCCATAGGCACGGATTAATGTTAAAAAGACAGAGGCTTGCCTAAAACGGCAAGCCTCTGTCTTTTTAACTCGTCAAATATAGTATAGTTATTTCTGAGCGCCTTGTGTTGCGGCTTCCATAATAACTGCCGCTACCTTTTCAGGCTGCGACATGAATATTACATGGCTGCCCTTTATCTCGGTAACCTTCGTATTGGAACGTTTATACATCGCATGCTGGATCTCCGGGGCGATGCTTTTATCTTCTGTGGCGATCAGGCCATAAGCTGGTTTATCTCTCCAGGCGGCATGGGTTATGGGCGTTACGAAACCCTTTGCGTAAAAGGCTCCTTGAGATGCATACATAAACGCTGCTTCATCAGCATCAATGTCAGCACAAAAGCCGGCATGGTATTTATCTTTGTCATAGTATACAATACCTTTCTCGTCCGGAGGAAGTACGCCGTTTTCGGGGGCTGGGGCGGCTGTCTGGAGCCATTGCAGGGCAGATTCACCGTTGTCTGGCTGAAATGCAGCGATATAAACCAGCGCAGCAACATTTGGGTGGTTACCGGCTTCGGTAATTACAGCTCCGCCCCATGAGTGCCCGGCAAGGATTGCCGGACCGCCGATCCTGTCTAAAGCAACATGTGTTGCCAAAACATCGTCTTCCAATGAAGTTAAGGGATTCTGCACAACTGATACGTTATACCCATTTTTAGTTAATTCGTTATAAAGTGCTTTAAAGCCGGAGCCGTCTGCAAAGGCGCCATGAACCAGTACAACATTTTTGATCTCGTTTTTTACATTTAGTGTTTCCATTTTCTTTATCGTTGATTTTTTGTTTGTGTCAACGATACAAAGGTGCAATGAAAAACAGGCGGGGCTGATGGACACATTTCCCGATTAGTTGCGATTATTTCCCTTCTTTGGCTTCTTTTGGTGAGTTTCTGAAATCAGAGGGCGATACGCCCGTGTTTTTTTTGAAAAAATTGGAGAAATAGGATACGTCTTCAAAACCGAGCTCAAAAGTGATGTGCTTTATCGATCTGTCTGTATAGTACAAAAGCCGTTTGGCTTCTGCGACGATTCTTTCCTGGATGATCTGCGAAGGGGTTTTCTGGTTGAAAATGGCAAAAAGATTAGATAACGTTTTAGGTGACTTACAAAGTTGTTCTGCATAAAAACTGACAGCATGCTCCGATCTGAAATTTGCTTCCACCAGCAGGTTGAACTTTCGGATGGTGTGAAACCTTTCATCCGGGAGCCTTTTTACCGGGGCATATCCCAATTTGGCCAAACGGGTTACATAGCTGATCAGGCGCTTTAGCAGCACCAGCAGCATTTCATTCTGGATATTGTCCGAGGTCTTGAATTCCTCAATGAAAATGTCCGCCAGCAGCTGCAACTTTTGCTTCGCCTCGTCATTTAGTTTAATGAACAAATGGTCTGTAGTGCTGAACAGGAAGCCCACACAACTTACTTCGCTATCGTGATCAATAATGCAGTAGAATTCACGATTAAACTGCCAGGCGACAATATTTGTGGAATTTTCAAAGCTGAAGGATTGGTTAAACAATAGGGTTACTAAAGAATCCTTCGGGAAATCATAGGCAGAACCGTCGATAGTTATGGTCTGGCTTTCTGCCGGGTTCCATGCGATGGTAAAATACTTGTCAAAGCGGTCACGGGTAAAAGATAGCCTGTCAAAACCCGTTTGTTCCTTAAAAAACAGTAATTCACCATTTGTATTTTCCTCCCGTAGTTTAAGCCGCATGATAGCTGATGTTTAATTAGCAAGATATCAAATCACACTCAAAATACAATAGTTTTTGTTTTGTTGTGGTGATAATGTCATAGACACAGTTGCCGTTTATTTGGTGGTGATGGTGCTCATTTTGGCAAATTCCACATCATTGGGCTCCCATAATTCTATCTTGTTGCCTTCCGGGTCCATCAAGTGTACAAAATTACCATAGCTCGCCTTTTGCACGCTATCAACCGGCAGGATACCCGCCGCCTTCATTTTGGCTAAAAGCTGATCCAAGCCTTCCACGCGGTAATTGATCATGAATTGCTTTTCAGAGGGCTGGAAGTATTTGGTGGTTTCCTTAAACGGCGCCCATATGGTAAACCCCTTTTTTGTGCTGTCCATGCCCTGGTGCCATTCGAAATCTGAACCGAATCCCCCAATGCGGATGCCCAGGTTTTTGCTGTACCAGGCTTTAAGCGCCGCGGGGTCTTTGGCCTTAAAAAAAATACCGCCGATGCCCGTTACTCGAGGACCGCTATTGATCGGATTGGTTACACGACTGAAACCATAGCCCAACAGGAAAGCCGCGCAAAGCAGGCCGATTAGCGTAAGTTTTTTCATGATGTGGGGTTTTAATCTAAAGATAGGAAATGTTTGGTCAGCAATAGCGTAATTTAATATTGACAACTATTATCTACCGCTTGCCTATAACACCATAAATAGCCTTGCCCCAAAAAGCGCCCAGGTCGGCAGCACCATCCTTGTTAGGGTGCAGGTAAAATGTACCCTGGCGGCCATTTTCATGCTGTAGTCTGGTTAAATAGTTGGTTTTAAAATAGGTGAATGCTAATGTATCACCTAAAAATACCTGGTGATTTTGATAGCTGTTCACCAGATTTTTTATAGGTGTAAAATAACTTTGCAGCCTGTCTAAGCCTTCCTGTAAATACTGTGCGCCGTTATAGGTGTTGGGGCTGTACCATAGTGGCAGGTTGATCACAACCTTGCATTGCGGAAAATCATTCAATAGTTTATCTACAATGCTTTTCATGTTTTTATAATAAGCCTCGTGCGATACGGGCGCTCCGTGTGTGCCTTTTATAGCGCTGTCATTTGTGCCCAGCATAATTGAAAAGATCAAGATCCCAGGTTTGGCTGAAAAACTGTTAACCGCTTTTTCAGCAGCATTAAAAGAGACGCCACCTGGTGAAAAATCCACAGTGGTATAGCCACTATGTCCCTGGTTCGAAAATTCAACCGAATCTATCCCACGTTGTGCTTTTAAATAAGCGCTTGCTTTTGCAGGTGGAGCTTGAGTAGCTGCGTCATCAAGCCCGGCACCAAAAGTAATACTGTCACCTATATAAATCACCTTTACCAAACGTTTCTGCGCCAAAAGCGAAAAGCCGGGGAACAATAACAACAGACTAAGCAAAAGGCGCAGAGTGATTTTTTTCATAGTCGAATTTAGATAATTACTCTCGGTGGTACAATTCATAATAGTTTAACCACTAGTTTTGTTGTATGAGTATTCCTGTATTGCCTGCGTCAACCTTTGACTTTGTACGCGAGTTGAAAAATAACAACAACCGCGAATGGTTTGCCCTTCATAAAGAGGTTTATCAGCATGAGCTTGGTTTTGTAGAAAGCTTTGCAGATGCCCTGTTGCAGGAATTGAATATACATGATGTGATTGAAACGCCCAACGGCAAAAAGAGCCTGCGCCGCATTTATAAGGATACACGCTTTTCAAAAGATAAGATCCCGTTCAAAACATGCTGGAGTGGTGGGTTCCGCCGTGCCGGCAAATACCGCCGGGGTGGCTATTATTTTCGTTTTGAACCTGGCAATAGCTTGATAGTGGGTGGGTTTCGCGGGCCTAACCCGGCGGATCTGAAACTTATCAGGGATGACATTGCTTTTGATGCAGCACCATTGCAAAACATTCTGAACAGTAAAACTTTTATAGATACGTTCGGCACCTTACAGGGCGAACAGCTAAAGACCACACCAAAAGGTTATGACGCCAATAACGATGGGATAGAATTGTTGCGCTACAAGCAATTCCTGCTTATCCGGCGGTTTACGGATGAAGAAGTACTGCATGAAAATTTCATTAAAGAAGCAAGTATAACTTTCCGTAATATGCGCCCTTTTTTTGATTACATGAGCGAAGTACTTGCCACTGATATAAATGGGCAATGAGCACGTCCGATTTCAACCATACTCCTTTTAAGATCAGTTGTTGCCCTTGTTTTGACCCGTTTTTTCGCTGTTTAAATGTGTAAATTATTTATAATCAGCAAGAAATGTGTTTTTATCTCATTTTGCTAATCAATTAGCTGTGTGAACATTTGTTGCATATGATAGATACAAATGTGTACATCTTTTCAATAGATGTATAATACCTTACGCCTTTGTAAAAACCGATTTATTCACAAACAAAGCCAATTCTTATACCGGTAAGCGGATTTAATTATCGCATGTTTTTCAGAAGCTATCTTATGAAGAGGAATTTATTGTCATTCGTATTACTTATAGCTGTTAGTTTAAGAACGGCAGTCAATGCACAGGTGCATAGTGAGCCATATCAATGGAAGAGCGTACAGATGCGTGGTGGTGGATTTGTTGACGGCGTTATCTACCACCCTACAGAAAAGAACCTTTTGTACTGCCGTACCGATATGGGTGGCGCATATAAATGGAACGAAGCGATAAAAGCATGGGAACCACTGCTCGATTGGGTATCCTATAACGACCGCAACCTGATGGGCGTGGAAAGTATCGCATTGGATGCCAATAACCCTAACCGTGTATATATGGCTTGCGGTACTTATACAAGTATTAGGTTTCCCAACGCCATACTACGGTCTGACGATAGGGGGAAAACATTTAAGCGTACCGATGTGCCTTTCAGAATGGGTGGCAACGAGAACGGCAGGGGTAATGGCGAACGTATGGCTGTAGATCCAAATAACGGCAACATTATTTATATGGCAACCCGTTTGGATGGCCTTTGGAAGAGTGAAGATGCCGGCGTTACATGGAATCGCGTAAATAACTTTCCTGAGGTAAAGATCCCTGTTGCTGATACTATAATTATCCCAAAAGCAAGATATCACCCAAGGCCAAACGGGATGATATTTGTTGTATTCGATCCTAAAAGTAAAGCGGATAAAAAGAGTGCCAATATTTATGTAGGTATCTCGCAAAAAGGAAAAGAGAATTTGTTCCGCAGTACCGATGGCGGCGCAACATGGGCTCCCATACCCGGCGAGCCTACCGACCTGATGCCAACCCATGCTATATTATCAGCCGATGGTTCATTATATATTACCTATGGTACCAATCCCGGGCCTGATGTGATGACGGATGGCGCTGTGTATAAATTTAATATAAGCAATGGGGCATGGACAAACATCACCCCGCTAAAACCCCAGCCCGAAAATCAACAGGGATTTGGCTATGCTGCCGTAGCTGTTGATCCGCAGCACCCGCAAACGGTTATTGTAAGTACTTTTCATCGCTATGGTAAAGCCGGTGGCGATGATATTTTCAGGAGTTTAGATGCCGGAACTACCTGGAAACCTGTATTTACGGGTGGTGGCGATGGCAAATTCGATTATACGGATGCGCCTTACGTATCACACACGCCCATACACTGGTTGTTCGATTTGGAGATTGATCCTTTCAACTCAGATCACGCCATATTTACTACAGGTTATGGCTTGCACGAAACTTTTGACCTTACCGATGTTGACAAAGGCAAACCTACCACATGGGGGACTAAAAATAAAGGCATTGAAGAAACAGTAGCCTTAGAACTATTGAGTCCGCCAAAGGGTGTTCCCTTAATATCTGCAATAGGCGATTATGGCGGCTTTGTACATAATAACCTGGATGAACCCGCACCCGAAGGCAATTTTATAAATCCTCATTTTGCTAATACCGATGGTGTAACCTGTGGCGCTCAAAACAGTGATGTAGTGGTTAGGGTAGGTGTTGGGTCATCACAGGTAGGTGGTGGCAATATCGGCTATTCGTTGGATGGCGGCAAAACATGGCAGCCGACAACAAGTGCACCGCAGCGTGGTAGCAAGGATGGCTTTATTTGCGTATCAGCATTAGGCAATACCTGGATATGGACGCCACAGCGCAGCGCACCTTATGTTACCACTGATAAAGGGGCGACATGGAAACAAATAGCAACCCTGCCCAATAATACCCGTGTAATAGCCGATCCGCTAAACGATGCTAAATTTTATGCGATGGACCTGTTTAACGGTAAACTTTACACCAGCACCGATAACGGCAGCACTTTTACCGAACAGGATTTTCATTTACCCAATGGCTTGCCCGATCGCGCCTCAAACCGGGGCGATATCCGCGGAGGGCAAGATCGTTTATATGCTGCGCCGGGTAAAGAAGGTGACCTGTGGATAGCTGATTTTGACGGATTGTATCATGCCAAAAAAGGTTCGGCAGATTTTGAAAAGATAAACGGTGTTACCGAGATACATGGTTTTGGATTTGGTAAAGCTGCCCCTAAAAGCAATTATTCGGCACTGTACTTAGCAGGCACCATAAATGGGGTGGATGGTATATTTCGTTCTGATGATAAAGGGAAAAACTGGGTGCGTATTAATGATGATATCCATCGATGGAGCCTGATTCTGCAAATTACAGGTGATCCTAAAAAATATGGACGGGTGTATGTAGGTACCCACGGCCGCGGAACTTTTTATGGCGATATCAGCCAATCAAAATAAATATTCAACCAAAAAAATATAAACGTTTATGTTATTTAAAAATTTACATTCCGGCCTTTGCAAAGTAGGGATATCCTTATTACTCCTTTCGTGCATGGCAAGTACCCATGCAAATGCCGCTGTCCAAAGTTTCAGTAAGGAAGCGGATGGCGTTAACTTTAAGCTGGACAAAGGTGCTCTTAAAATAAAAGTTTGCAGCGCTGATATTATCGAAGTAAAGTATACCAGGCTCAATTCTTTTCTGAATAAGGAATCATTGGTAGTTACTAATAAATGGGCCCAGCCCACTGTGTTTACCGTGGCTGATGCAGGTAATAGTGTAGTTATAACCACATCAAAACTAAAAGTGGTTGTAGATAAAGCAACCAACGCCATCAGCTATTTAACCAAAGCAGGACAAGTAATAACTGCCGAAGATAAAACGGATAACAAAACCATGCAGGCTGTTACCATCGCAGGCATCAATACTTATAACTGTTCAACACAGTTTGTTTCTCCGGCTGATGAAGGTTTGTTTGGTTTAGGCTGCCACCCGCTGGATTCATTATCCATAAATTACAAAGGACGTAACCAGGAAATGCTGATCAAATACATGACTGGCGCAATCCCGGTTCTGTTATCAACCAAGGGATTCGGATTGATGTGGGACAATTATGCCGCCTCAAACTTTTATGGTGCCGAAGCCGGTAATACCAAGTTCAAATATGTATCAGAAAGTGGTAAACAGGTTGATTATTATTTTTTCTACGGTCCAAGTTTCGATCATATCATCGACCTGTACCGCATAACTACAGGTAAGGCACCGATGTTTCCTAAATGGGCATTCGGTTTATTCCAGTCGCAGGATAGATATATGAGCCAGGATGAGATCATCTCCGTTAAGAATAACTATCGTAATAATCATATCCCGGTTGATGTAATTGTTCAGGATTGGTTTTACTGGGATCCGTTCCCGATCGGCTCACATATCATGAACCCGACGAGATACCCAAACCCTAAAGCTATGGTTGATGAACTGCATCAATCGCATGTGCATGCCATGATCTCCATCTGGCCGGTATTAGGTAAAGGAACACCCAATTATGCCGCATTAGAGAAAATAGGCGGTTTAACCGATATTACCTGGTTAAACTTTATGACACATACATACGATAACTACTATGATTCTCATAATCCTGCTGCCCGCAAATTATATTGGCAGGAGGCACGTGACAGCCTGATTAAACGTTATGGCTGGGATGCCTGGTGGGTTGACCAGTGCGAACCTGATAATACCGATCTATTGGATGCCCGCCGCCAAAGCAATTTCTATACCGGCAAAGGAATCGATTACTTTAATACTTATTCGTTAGAACATTCAACCGGTATTTACGAAGGCTGGCGCAAGGATATCCCGGGCAAACGTGCATTCTTCCTCATCCGCCAATCGTTTGCAGGCGAACAGCGTAACGCGGCAACCTTATGGTCGTCTGATATTACCTGTACCTTTGCATCGTACAAAAGGCAGGTGCCGCAGGGGATTAACGCCTGTGCATCAGGTATCCCGTACTGGACATCGGATATCGGTGGTTACCACCTGCATTGGGAGTCTCCGGATTGGTCGAAACCGGAATACCGTGAGCTGTTTACCCGTTGGTTCCAATTCGGCTCATTTTGCCCGGTGTTCAGGATTCATGGTAAAGGGGAGCGTGCCATATTCTCAAAAAATTGGGATGAAAAAACAAGAAATATCCTGTTAAAATACGATAAGCTGCGTTACCGTCTGTTGCCGTATATCTATTCGCTATCGGCCAAAGTAACACAGGATAATTATACCATTATGCGCTCACTGGCATTTGATTTCAGAACTGATACCAATGTGTATAGCATCCCCGATCAGTATATGTTCGGCCCGGCATTTATGGTAAACCCGGTTACCGAGCAATTGTATAGCGGTAGCAATGCATCCGCAGGAAAAACTACCCGCAGTGTTTATTTACCGGTAACTGCAAAATGGTATGATTTCTATACCGGCCAGGTTTACAATGGCGGACAAACCATTGCGGCCCCTGCGCCAATTGAAACCCTGCCGTTGTATGTTAAGGCAGGTTCAATTATCCCGATGGGTCCGGTAATGGAGTATGCTACGGAGAAGCCTGCCGATAAAATTGAATTAAGGATCTATCGCGGAGCAAATGGCAGCTTTGATTACTACGAGGACGAAAATGATAATTACAATTACGAACATGGAAAATACGCCACCTTTAAACTGAATTGGAACGATAAACAACAACAGCTTACCATATCAGCCACAAAGGGTAGTTTCCCGGGTATGCTGAAACAGCATATCTTTAACATAGTAGTGGTGAAGGGCGCGCATGGTTCTGATGCAGCAGTTGCTAATAAAATTGATAAAACAGTTATTTATGCTGGTAAATCAATGGTGGTAAAGCTGTTATAAAAGTATTAGGATTGAACGGTCCGCATTATCGGTAAAATAGGTAGTGTTAAATTATTCAGCACAGGTCAGGAATTATTATTTGATCGTAATAGTTATGCTTTAACCATCAATTTACCAGATAATACAGCAGACCAGGTGGCCTATAGCTTTAAGATTCTTCCTGCATAAATGGATCGTATTGGTATATTTTTGTGTTTTTTGGGTGATATTTCTTATATTATTTGGTAAAATAATACTACATATGTTTATCAAACCATCCTAATTTTATCCCAATAACCAATACTGCCGGCTTTAATAATTAAACCCGACATACTATTTAACCTGATTAACACTAATCAATTATTGATCAAACACAGTTTGTATGGTGAAATTTTACCTTTTTTGATATAATATCATCTGATATGATGCTGGATTATATATATTGGTAAAGTTTTTTTACGGTTGAGTGTTTGGCACTCATATACCGGGATACGGACCTAAAAAACACAAAATATGAAATACCACAAAGCCTCATTAATGCTGTTGCTCTCGGTTTTATTCCTCACCAATTGCGGGAAGAAAGCAACCATAAATGATGCGGAAATTTTGCATGCAAATGAAGAGGAGCTTACAAAAGTTATTATTTATGATGTGTTTACCCCGCCGGTAGCCAGTCGTATTTATGGTTATGCTAACCTGGCCTCCTATGAAGCAATGCGCTATGCCGATCCAACATACAGTTCCCTCATCACCCAGATAAAAGGTTTTGATGCGCCACCTGTACCTGAAAAAGGAAAGATATATAACTTTACACTGGCAGCTACCAAAGCATTTTTTGTAGTAGCCCATAAAATAACCTTTTCCGTTGATACCCTGCAGGATTACGAGGATAAGATTTACCCTATGTTTAAACAAACTATGGATGATTCTACCTATGCCCGGTCAATTGCATTTGGTGAAAAAATAGGTAAACTCATCATAAAAAGGGCAATGGTTGATAATTATCCGCAAACCCGTGGTAAACCTAAATATCTGGGCAACAACGGCCACGCCATGTGGCGCCCAACTCCTCCTGATTATTTCGATGGGGTGGAATATTGCTGGGGAACAATGGAGCCCTTTGTGATCAATTCATCCAAACAGTTTCCTTTACCGCCGCCACCGGCTTACAGCGCCGATACCAACAGCGCTTTTGTAAAGCAGGTGCAACAGGTTTATCGCTTAAATAA
Protein-coding regions in this window:
- a CDS encoding alpha/beta hydrolase; its protein translation is METLNVKNEIKNVVLVHGAFADGSGFKALYNELTKNGYNVSVVQNPLTSLEDDVLATHVALDRIGGPAILAGHSWGGAVITEAGNHPNVAALVYIAAFQPDNGESALQWLQTAAPAPENGVLPPDEKGIVYYDKDKYHAGFCADIDADEAAFMYASQGAFYAKGFVTPITHAAWRDKPAYGLIATEDKSIAPEIQHAMYKRSNTKVTEIKGSHVIFMSQPEKVAAVIMEAATQGAQK
- a CDS encoding GDSL-type esterase/lipase family protein; the encoded protein is MKKITLRLLLSLLLLFPGFSLLAQKRLVKVIYIGDSITFGAGLDDAATQAPPAKASAYLKAQRGIDSVEFSNQGHSGYTTVDFSPGGVSFNAAEKAVNSFSAKPGILIFSIMLGTNDSAIKGTHGAPVSHEAYYKNMKSIVDKLLNDFPQCKVVINLPLWYSPNTYNGAQYLQEGLDRLQSYFTPIKNLVNSYQNHQVFLGDTLAFTYFKTNYLTRLQHENGRQGTFYLHPNKDGAADLGAFWGKAIYGVIGKR
- a CDS encoding transposase codes for the protein MKYKVFIGIDVSKLTIDVHLHGIGASKTFSNEEKGFALFLSWVKKYSKQSEPAEMIICFEHTGMYSIKLATYLNDIGIPFAMLPALQIKQSIGIRRGKNDQIDAQRIAEYAWLHRETIQATLLPAKSILKLQSLLTLRNRLVCDRGGYEATWKEQKKALEGKEHKGIFQVYKSLIMNLTVQVKKIEEQIKAVIESDETVKLNYQLLTSIKCVGPVLAANMIAYTHNFTRFATWRKFACYVGTAPFEHQSGTSIKGRTRVSSLSNKQLKKLIHMVAICACAYNPEMKSYYKRRVSEGKNKMSTLNVIRNKIISRMFAVVNRGSCYVDLMKYAA
- a CDS encoding WD40/YVTN/BNR-like repeat-containing protein, translating into MKRNLLSFVLLIAVSLRTAVNAQVHSEPYQWKSVQMRGGGFVDGVIYHPTEKNLLYCRTDMGGAYKWNEAIKAWEPLLDWVSYNDRNLMGVESIALDANNPNRVYMACGTYTSIRFPNAILRSDDRGKTFKRTDVPFRMGGNENGRGNGERMAVDPNNGNIIYMATRLDGLWKSEDAGVTWNRVNNFPEVKIPVADTIIIPKARYHPRPNGMIFVVFDPKSKADKKSANIYVGISQKGKENLFRSTDGGATWAPIPGEPTDLMPTHAILSADGSLYITYGTNPGPDVMTDGAVYKFNISNGAWTNITPLKPQPENQQGFGYAAVAVDPQHPQTVIVSTFHRYGKAGGDDIFRSLDAGTTWKPVFTGGGDGKFDYTDAPYVSHTPIHWLFDLEIDPFNSDHAIFTTGYGLHETFDLTDVDKGKPTTWGTKNKGIEETVALELLSPPKGVPLISAIGDYGGFVHNNLDEPAPEGNFINPHFANTDGVTCGAQNSDVVVRVGVGSSQVGGGNIGYSLDGGKTWQPTTSAPQRGSKDGFICVSALGNTWIWTPQRSAPYVTTDKGATWKQIATLPNNTRVIADPLNDAKFYAMDLFNGKLYTSTDNGSTFTEQDFHLPNGLPDRASNRGDIRGGQDRLYAAPGKEGDLWIADFDGLYHAKKGSADFEKINGVTEIHGFGFGKAAPKSNYSALYLAGTINGVDGIFRSDDKGKNWVRINDDIHRWSLILQITGDPKKYGRVYVGTHGRGTFYGDISQSK
- a CDS encoding VOC family protein, producing the protein MKKLTLIGLLCAAFLLGYGFSRVTNPINSGPRVTGIGGIFFKAKDPAALKAWYSKNLGIRIGGFGSDFEWHQGMDSTKKGFTIWAPFKETTKYFQPSEKQFMINYRVEGLDQLLAKMKAAGILPVDSVQKASYGNFVHLMDPEGNKIELWEPNDVEFAKMSTITTK
- a CDS encoding DUF2461 domain-containing protein — encoded protein: MSIPVLPASTFDFVRELKNNNNREWFALHKEVYQHELGFVESFADALLQELNIHDVIETPNGKKSLRRIYKDTRFSKDKIPFKTCWSGGFRRAGKYRRGGYYFRFEPGNSLIVGGFRGPNPADLKLIRDDIAFDAAPLQNILNSKTFIDTFGTLQGEQLKTTPKGYDANNDGIELLRYKQFLLIRRFTDEEVLHENFIKEASITFRNMRPFFDYMSEVLATDINGQ
- a CDS encoding AraC family transcriptional regulator → MRLKLREENTNGELLFFKEQTGFDRLSFTRDRFDKYFTIAWNPAESQTITIDGSAYDFPKDSLVTLLFNQSFSFENSTNIVAWQFNREFYCIIDHDSEVSCVGFLFSTTDHLFIKLNDEAKQKLQLLADIFIEEFKTSDNIQNEMLLVLLKRLISYVTRLAKLGYAPVKRLPDERFHTIRKFNLLVEANFRSEHAVSFYAEQLCKSPKTLSNLFAIFNQKTPSQIIQERIVAEAKRLLYYTDRSIKHITFELGFEDVSYFSNFFKKNTGVSPSDFRNSPKEAKEGK